From the genome of Deinococcus sp. JMULE3, one region includes:
- the lysW gene encoding lysine biosynthesis protein LysW — protein sequence MATVQFENPDTGATIELTNPELGELVIDDETGVEYEVVSIDPPRLEAAPQEAEDWGE from the coding sequence ATGGCTACCGTTCAATTTGAAAACCCCGATACCGGCGCGACCATCGAACTGACCAACCCCGAACTGGGCGAACTCGTCATCGACGACGAGACCGGCGTGGAATATGAGGTCGTCTCCATCGACCCCCCCCGCCTCGAAGCCGCCCCGCAGGAAGCGGAGGACTGGGGCGAGTAA
- the lysX gene encoding lysine biosynthesis protein LysX has translation MADLAVLYDRIRPDEKMLFEALDDLGVPYDKVYTPQLKVTFDEQGRANVPWKVAIERCVSQSRGHGVTRALEGFGVKVINPAHVIELCGDKLATNAALHAHGLPTPRTGVAFDGDTALTLIEEMGYPVVLKPTVGSWGRMVSRLNDRAAAEAVIEHKEVLGGPQHGIFYVQELINKPGRDIRAFVVGGVCIGAIYRTSEHWITNTARGAKASNCPVTPEMADLAVRAAAAVHGQIVAIDLVEDPAAQNEWGGLKIIEINHTMEFKNSVATTGVNIPRLMGEYAISLL, from the coding sequence ATGGCCGACCTCGCCGTCCTGTACGACCGCATCCGCCCCGACGAGAAGATGCTCTTCGAGGCCCTCGACGACCTCGGCGTTCCCTATGACAAGGTCTACACCCCCCAGCTGAAGGTCACCTTCGACGAGCAGGGCCGCGCGAACGTGCCCTGGAAGGTCGCCATCGAACGCTGCGTCAGCCAGAGCCGCGGGCACGGCGTGACCCGCGCGCTGGAGGGCTTCGGGGTGAAGGTCATCAACCCCGCGCACGTCATCGAACTGTGCGGCGACAAGCTCGCCACGAACGCCGCCCTGCACGCCCACGGCCTCCCCACGCCCCGCACTGGGGTGGCCTTCGACGGCGACACCGCCCTGACCCTCATCGAGGAGATGGGCTACCCGGTCGTCCTGAAACCCACCGTGGGCTCGTGGGGCCGCATGGTCAGCCGCCTGAACGACCGCGCCGCCGCCGAGGCCGTCATCGAACACAAGGAAGTCCTGGGTGGGCCACAGCACGGGATCTTCTACGTGCAGGAACTCATCAACAAGCCCGGCCGGGACATCCGCGCGTTCGTGGTGGGCGGCGTGTGCATCGGCGCGATCTACCGCACCAGCGAACACTGGATCACGAACACCGCGCGCGGCGCGAAGGCCAGCAACTGCCCCGTCACGCCCGAGATGGCCGACCTCGCCGTGCGGGCCGCCGCCGCCGTGCACGGGCAGATCGTCGCCATCGACCTCGTCGAGGACCCCGCCGCACAGAACGAGTGGGGCGGCCTGAAGATCATCGAGATCAACCACACCATGGAATTCAAGAACTCGGTCGCCACGACCGGCGTGAACATTCCGCGCCTGATGGGCGAATACGCGATCAGCCTGCTGTAG
- a CDS encoding CBS and ACT domain-containing protein — translation MLVRDWMTRNPVTVSPDTPVMDALKILKEGGFRRLPVLDAQGRLVGITTRKDLKDAMPSKATTLSVWELNYLLSKLTVDEMMARPVITAAEGEYMEDAALRMQEHHVGGLPVLNDAGQLSGIITTMDILRAFTGILGMREGGHRLTLDMPDVPGSLERATGAILPSNIISVATFGGENGRRRFVMRVNGDGVRDVRDRVRAAGIDVLD, via the coding sequence ATGCTCGTTCGCGACTGGATGACCCGCAACCCGGTGACCGTCTCCCCCGACACGCCCGTGATGGACGCCCTGAAGATCCTCAAGGAGGGCGGCTTCCGGCGCCTGCCGGTGCTGGACGCGCAGGGGCGATTGGTGGGCATCACGACCCGCAAGGACCTGAAGGACGCCATGCCCAGCAAGGCCACGACCCTCAGCGTGTGGGAACTGAACTACCTGCTGAGCAAGCTGACGGTGGACGAGATGATGGCCCGCCCCGTCATCACGGCGGCCGAGGGCGAGTACATGGAGGACGCCGCGCTGCGCATGCAGGAGCACCACGTGGGGGGCCTGCCGGTCCTGAACGACGCGGGGCAGCTGAGCGGGATCATCACGACCATGGACATCCTGCGGGCGTTCACGGGCATCCTGGGCATGCGCGAGGGTGGGCACCGCCTGACGCTGGACATGCCGGACGTGCCGGGCAGCCTGGAACGCGCGACCGGGGCGATCCTGCCCAGCAACATCATCAGCGTCGCGACGTTCGGCGGCGAGAACGGCCGCCGCCGCTTCGTGATGCGCGTCAACGGGGACGGCGTGCGTGACGTGCGCGACCGGGTCCGCGCGGCGGGCATCGACGTGCTGGACTGA
- a CDS encoding OmpH family outer membrane protein, giving the protein MKISSKLVAPVALAAAFGLGMVAPHAQTTPQKVAFVDVSKLLTAHPNDKAIKDIQAKAEAELGAIDKQIKAIDAKGANATAAEKQTRDTLVKTIQAKAADYDKQIDPKVTQIEQAVDKAVNAVAKSNGYSIVMDKGVAAKSGLVIYADDSTDLTSAVVKNIK; this is encoded by the coding sequence ATGAAGATCAGCTCGAAACTCGTCGCCCCCGTGGCGCTCGCCGCTGCGTTCGGCCTCGGCATGGTCGCTCCCCACGCCCAGACCACCCCCCAGAAGGTCGCGTTCGTGGACGTCAGCAAGCTCCTGACCGCGCACCCCAACGACAAGGCCATCAAGGACATCCAGGCGAAAGCTGAAGCGGAACTCGGCGCGATCGACAAGCAGATCAAGGCCATCGACGCCAAGGGCGCGAACGCCACCGCCGCCGAGAAGCAGACCCGCGACACGCTCGTCAAGACCATCCAGGCCAAGGCCGCCGACTACGACAAGCAGATCGACCCCAAGGTCACCCAGATCGAGCAGGCCGTCGACAAGGCCGTGAACGCCGTCGCCAAGAGCAACGGGTACAGCATCGTCATGGACAAGGGCGTCGCCGCCAAGAGTGGCCTCGTCATCTACGCCGACGACAGCACCGACCTGACCAGCGCCGTCGTCAAGAACATCAAGTAA
- a CDS encoding OmpH family outer membrane protein: MNRFLILAPLALLATVPHAQQSKNRVGVVNVQNVIKNMSGSKTYLDLNTKSSADLKARQATLQTLAGKAAKGTAADKAALTKAQQDYAKVRDGYVKQIDAAFKPLATKVNTAVAKVAKTNGYSIVLDANVANATNLIVHANTAVDLTQAVLKEVK; encoded by the coding sequence ATGAACCGATTCCTGATCCTCGCACCACTGGCGCTTCTCGCGACCGTGCCCCACGCGCAGCAGAGCAAGAACCGCGTGGGCGTCGTGAACGTCCAGAACGTCATCAAGAACATGAGTGGCAGCAAGACCTACCTGGACCTGAACACCAAGTCCAGCGCCGACCTCAAGGCCCGGCAGGCCACCCTGCAGACCCTGGCTGGCAAGGCCGCGAAAGGCACCGCCGCCGACAAGGCCGCGCTCACCAAGGCCCAGCAGGACTACGCCAAGGTCCGCGACGGGTACGTCAAGCAGATCGACGCGGCCTTCAAGCCCCTGGCCACCAAGGTCAACACGGCCGTCGCCAAGGTCGCGAAGACCAACGGCTACAGCATCGTGCTGGACGCGAACGTCGCGAACGCCACGAACCTGATCGTCCACGCGAACACCGCCGTGGACCTCACCCAGGCCGTGCTGAAGGAAGTCAAGTAA
- a CDS encoding pyridoxamine 5'-phosphate oxidase family protein yields MTQQHSDDVKKLADMIEGVKFAMLTVQTAEGHLHAHPMTTQEVEFDGDIWFIGGKDTEQVAAMRAHPQVNVSYARPDKGVYVSVNGEAKLVEDRAKLDELWSDMYKAYFPQGKEDPNIQLIHIAANGAEYWESDGKVRSLIQIARGLVTGEHAHQGENETVKL; encoded by the coding sequence ATGACACAGCAGCACTCCGATGACGTGAAGAAACTGGCCGACATGATCGAGGGCGTGAAGTTCGCCATGCTGACCGTCCAGACGGCCGAGGGTCACCTGCACGCGCACCCCATGACCACCCAGGAGGTGGAATTCGACGGGGACATCTGGTTCATCGGCGGGAAGGACACCGAGCAGGTCGCCGCGATGCGCGCCCACCCACAGGTGAACGTCAGCTACGCCCGCCCCGACAAGGGCGTGTACGTCAGCGTGAACGGCGAGGCGAAACTGGTCGAGGACCGCGCCAAGCTGGACGAACTCTGGAGCGACATGTACAAGGCGTACTTCCCGCAGGGCAAGGAAGACCCGAACATCCAGTTGATCCACATCGCCGCGAACGGCGCGGAATACTGGGAGAGCGACGGCAAGGTCCGCAGCCTCATCCAGATCGCCAGGGGCCTCGTGACTGGCGAGCACGCCCACCAGGGTGAGAACGAGACCGTCAAACTCTGA
- a CDS encoding HAD family hydrolase translates to MRTLAEHGLPIPANEFSHLAVGQTFPNVLLRLQELHGWTASDAFLPVLEERFNQAFHDLPAIQGARETLLALRAAGIPFAVASNSERGRLHLKLRASGLADLVGEHAYDPSWVGGRGKPHPELYVFAAARLGVDVTRCVVVEDSVPGGTAGVAAGATLFALLAAGHIHPDSAAQMQAIGAARVLRSHRELQEALGLSA, encoded by the coding sequence GTGCGGACGCTGGCCGAGCACGGCCTGCCCATTCCGGCGAACGAGTTCTCGCATCTGGCAGTCGGGCAGACGTTCCCGAACGTGCTGCTGCGCCTTCAGGAGCTGCACGGCTGGACGGCGTCCGACGCGTTCCTGCCAGTGCTGGAGGAACGCTTCAATCAGGCGTTCCATGACCTCCCGGCCATTCAGGGCGCGCGGGAGACGCTGCTGGCCCTGCGCGCGGCGGGCATTCCGTTCGCGGTGGCGAGCAACAGTGAAAGGGGGCGACTGCACCTGAAGCTCCGCGCGTCGGGACTGGCGGACCTGGTCGGGGAACACGCCTACGATCCGTCGTGGGTGGGCGGGCGGGGCAAGCCGCACCCCGAGCTGTACGTGTTCGCGGCGGCCCGGCTGGGCGTGGACGTCACGCGCTGCGTGGTCGTCGAGGATTCCGTGCCGGGCGGCACCGCCGGGGTGGCGGCGGGCGCGACCCTGTTCGCGCTGCTCGCCGCCGGACACATCCACCCGGACAGCGCCGCGCAGATGCAGGCCATCGGGGCGGCGCGGGTGCTGCGCTCGCACCGGGAATTGCAGGAGGCGCTGGGGCTGTCCGCCTGA
- a CDS encoding histidine triad nucleotide-binding protein, with protein MSDQPTLFERIIAREIPSDVVFEDEKYIAIRDIAPKAPIHLLVIPKRMTPRVDAITDAAEMGELWLTAVKVARMHAEDYRLLVNCGTGGGQVIFHTHIHVLAGWEHGPDSDT; from the coding sequence ATGAGTGACCAGCCCACCCTGTTCGAGCGGATCATCGCGCGGGAGATTCCCAGTGACGTCGTGTTCGAGGATGAGAAGTACATCGCCATCCGGGACATCGCCCCGAAGGCCCCGATTCACCTGCTGGTGATTCCCAAGCGCATGACGCCCCGCGTGGACGCGATCACGGACGCCGCCGAGATGGGCGAGTTGTGGCTGACGGCGGTGAAGGTGGCGCGGATGCACGCCGAGGATTACCGGCTGCTCGTGAACTGCGGGACCGGAGGCGGTCAGGTCATCTTCCACACGCACATTCACGTCCTGGCGGGCTGGGAGCACGGCCCGGACAGCGACACCTGA
- a CDS encoding ferritin-like domain-containing protein, with protein sequence MSHDTEQQIITDATNETAMNRRAAMGFLGKLGLGAAAMGLAAGSTASAAPAKNIDGDVLNFALNLEYLEAAFYLAAVGRVNELRKIGGGADIRLPAGLDQDRGMQFKDGNVQALARDIAEDELQHVKFLHGALGKAAAPRPVIDLNGAFRAAGQAASGGKIDGFNPFANDLFFLHGAFIFEDVGVTAYNGAATLITNPAYLQAAAGILAVEAYHGGAIRSMLFQQRQVSAAAGLYVGQVVQAISNLRGKVGGMKDQGLTDAKGMAVIAPADANGIAFPRSTREVLNIVYLAPGAKKGGFYPNGLNGNIK encoded by the coding sequence ATGAGCCACGACACCGAACAGCAGATCATCACCGACGCCACCAACGAAACCGCCATGAACCGCCGCGCCGCCATGGGCTTCCTCGGCAAACTCGGCCTCGGCGCCGCCGCCATGGGCCTCGCCGCGGGCAGCACCGCCAGCGCCGCTCCCGCCAAGAACATCGACGGAGACGTCCTGAACTTCGCCCTGAACCTCGAATACCTCGAAGCGGCCTTCTACCTCGCCGCCGTGGGCCGCGTGAACGAACTGCGCAAGATCGGCGGCGGCGCCGACATCCGCCTGCCCGCCGGGCTCGACCAGGACCGCGGCATGCAGTTCAAGGACGGCAACGTCCAGGCCCTCGCCCGCGACATCGCCGAGGACGAACTGCAGCACGTCAAGTTCCTGCACGGCGCACTCGGCAAGGCCGCCGCGCCCCGCCCCGTCATCGACCTGAACGGCGCCTTCCGCGCCGCCGGACAGGCCGCCAGCGGCGGGAAGATCGACGGCTTCAACCCCTTCGCCAACGACCTGTTCTTCCTGCACGGCGCGTTCATCTTCGAGGACGTGGGCGTCACTGCCTACAACGGCGCCGCGACCCTGATCACGAACCCCGCGTACCTGCAGGCGGCCGCCGGCATCCTCGCCGTCGAGGCGTACCACGGCGGCGCGATCCGCAGCATGCTCTTCCAGCAGCGTCAGGTCAGCGCCGCCGCCGGACTGTACGTCGGGCAGGTCGTCCAGGCCATCAGCAACCTGCGCGGCAAGGTCGGCGGCATGAAAGACCAGGGCCTCACGGATGCCAAGGGCATGGCCGTCATCGCCCCCGCCGACGCGAACGGCATCGCCTTCCCCCGCAGCACCCGCGAAGTGCTGAACATCGTCTACCTCGCCCCCGGCGCGAAGAAAGGCGGCTTCTACCCCAACGGCCTGAACGGCAACATCAAGTAA
- a CDS encoding DUF705 domain-containing protein, with product MTPTPLIVYVDVDETLVRNVGRSRVPIPGAIAHVRELAAQGSELYCWSSGGAEYARDSAREVGLEGMFTAFLPKPQVMLDDQRVESWRQLVQLHPLSCPGESVESYRAALDNTRRSER from the coding sequence ATGACCCCTACCCCATTGATCGTGTACGTGGATGTGGACGAGACGCTGGTGCGGAACGTGGGGCGGTCGCGGGTGCCGATTCCCGGCGCGATCGCACATGTGCGGGAGCTGGCGGCGCAGGGCTCGGAGTTGTACTGCTGGAGTTCCGGTGGGGCCGAGTACGCGCGGGACAGTGCGCGTGAGGTGGGCCTGGAGGGCATGTTCACGGCGTTCCTGCCCAAACCGCAGGTGATGCTGGACGACCAGCGGGTCGAGTCGTGGCGGCAGCTGGTGCAGCTGCATCCATTGTCCTGCCCCGGCGAGTCGGTGGAGTCGTACCGGGCGGCGCTGGACAACACCCGCCGGTCAGAGCGGTGA
- the recG gene encoding ATP-dependent DNA helicase RecG: MATVAELREKLRRPLAAELASGCQNRVVAGGVEKLLASPLGNPFPKVREALAGYAGLDAQGREVALRAALDLLTEPDSQKTATRAAPVAKRVAVPTAEPGERLPPDAPVERLDTGPGGARKLHTLGLHLLRDVLHAYPHRHEDRRALPDLSEVEEGQKVTVEGRVVAKSRRSPKPGMQILDVTLETPSGGRVKATWFNQPWVEKQLREGARLVLTGRVKRFGRTVQLSVEHLETVDGAQDSLSTGRIVGVYDAKDGISQEFLRRAAFRTLQAVPLDDYLPAHWRRQYGVTDLSDALWGIHFPADEAHLSRANHRLRFDEYLFLELRMLLQGEDAVLQGKRFNARGDDIHTFEGALPFRFTNAQRRVLLEITDDMRSDRQMARLVQGDVGSGKTAVAACALYLAVRDGYQGALMAPTEILARQHYANLVGYLGQLDIRVGLLIGAMTPKTKLEMQTRIAEGDVDVVVGTQALIQENVRFDNLGLAVVDEEHRFGVQQRRKLLAGRPDVLVMSATPIPRSLALTAYGDLELSIIDELPPGRTPIETKLIQDTARQQAYGFVMRQIREGRQAFVVTALIEENENLELLAATQLADDLKTILPEARIDLLHGKMSAAEKDHVMDRFRAHDFDILVSTTVIEVGVDVPNATVMVIENAERFGLAQLHQLRGRVGRGSAQSYCVLIAGEHSKKTRQRLKIIESSTDGFVIAEADLKLRGPGEIRGTRQSGIPDLRLADLANDTQIIEQARELAKHILAHDPKLEHPRLQYLRSELQNRSQSVAYREVI, translated from the coding sequence ATGGCGACGGTGGCGGAATTACGGGAGAAACTGCGGCGACCCCTGGCGGCAGAGCTGGCGTCTGGCTGCCAGAACCGCGTGGTGGCGGGCGGCGTGGAGAAACTGCTGGCCTCGCCGCTGGGGAACCCCTTCCCGAAGGTGCGTGAGGCCCTGGCTGGGTACGCGGGCCTGGACGCCCAGGGGCGCGAGGTGGCCCTGCGCGCGGCGCTGGACCTGCTGACCGAACCCGACAGCCAGAAGACCGCGACCCGCGCCGCCCCGGTCGCCAAGCGGGTCGCCGTGCCCACCGCCGAGCCCGGCGAGCGCCTCCCGCCAGACGCGCCGGTCGAGCGGCTCGACACTGGCCCCGGCGGCGCGCGCAAGCTGCACACACTGGGCCTGCACCTGCTGCGCGACGTGCTGCACGCCTACCCGCACCGCCACGAGGACCGCCGCGCCCTGCCCGACCTGTCCGAGGTCGAGGAGGGGCAGAAGGTCACGGTGGAGGGCCGCGTGGTCGCCAAGTCCCGCCGCAGTCCCAAGCCCGGCATGCAGATCCTGGACGTGACGCTGGAAACGCCGTCCGGGGGCCGCGTGAAGGCGACGTGGTTCAATCAGCCGTGGGTGGAAAAGCAGCTGCGCGAGGGGGCGCGGCTGGTCCTGACGGGCCGCGTGAAACGCTTCGGGCGGACCGTGCAGCTGAGCGTGGAGCACCTGGAGACGGTGGACGGCGCGCAGGATTCCCTATCGACCGGGCGGATCGTGGGCGTGTACGACGCGAAGGACGGTATCTCGCAGGAGTTCCTGCGTCGCGCCGCGTTCCGCACCCTGCAGGCCGTGCCACTGGACGATTACCTGCCCGCTCACTGGCGGCGGCAGTACGGCGTGACGGACCTGAGCGACGCGCTGTGGGGCATCCACTTCCCCGCGGACGAGGCGCACCTGAGCCGCGCGAACCACCGCCTGCGCTTCGACGAGTACCTGTTCCTGGAACTCCGCATGCTCCTCCAGGGCGAGGACGCCGTGCTGCAGGGCAAACGCTTCAACGCCAGGGGCGACGACATCCACACCTTCGAGGGCGCCCTTCCCTTCCGCTTCACGAACGCGCAGCGGCGCGTCCTGCTGGAAATCACGGACGACATGCGCAGCGACCGCCAGATGGCCCGCCTCGTCCAGGGAGACGTCGGCAGCGGGAAGACCGCCGTGGCCGCCTGCGCCCTGTACCTCGCCGTGCGGGACGGCTACCAGGGCGCGCTGATGGCCCCCACCGAGATCCTCGCGCGGCAGCACTACGCGAACCTCGTCGGGTACCTCGGGCAGCTCGACATCCGCGTGGGCCTGCTGATCGGCGCGATGACCCCCAAGACGAAACTGGAAATGCAGACCCGCATCGCGGAAGGGGACGTGGACGTCGTCGTGGGCACCCAGGCGCTCATTCAGGAGAACGTCCGCTTCGACAACCTCGGGCTGGCCGTCGTGGACGAGGAACACCGCTTCGGCGTGCAGCAGCGCCGCAAACTCCTCGCGGGCCGCCCCGACGTGCTCGTCATGAGCGCCACGCCAATCCCCCGCTCGCTGGCGCTCACCGCGTACGGCGACCTGGAACTCAGCATCATCGACGAACTCCCACCAGGCCGCACGCCCATCGAAACCAAACTCATCCAGGACACCGCCCGGCAGCAGGCGTATGGATTCGTCATGCGCCAGATCCGCGAGGGGCGGCAGGCGTTCGTCGTCACGGCCCTCATCGAGGAGAACGAGAACCTCGAACTCCTCGCCGCCACGCAGCTCGCCGACGACCTCAAGACCATCCTCCCCGAAGCGCGCATCGACCTGCTGCACGGAAAGATGAGCGCCGCCGAGAAAGACCATGTCATGGACCGCTTCCGCGCGCACGACTTCGACATCCTCGTGTCCACCACCGTCATCGAGGTCGGCGTGGACGTCCCCAACGCCACCGTCATGGTCATCGAGAACGCCGAACGCTTCGGCCTCGCCCAGCTGCACCAGCTGCGCGGCCGCGTCGGCCGGGGCAGCGCCCAGAGCTACTGCGTCCTCATCGCCGGGGAACACAGCAAGAAAACCCGTCAGCGCCTCAAGATCATCGAAAGCAGCACCGACGGCTTCGTCATCGCGGAAGCCGACCTGAAACTCCGCGGCCCCGGCGAGATCCGCGGCACCCGCCAGAGCGGCATCCCCGACCTGCGCCTCGCCGACCTCGCCAACGACACGCAGATCATCGAACAGGCCCGCGAACTCGCCAAACACATCCTCGCGCACGACCCGAAACTGGAACACCCCCGCCTCCAGTACCTCCGCAGCGAACTCCAGAACCGCAGCCAGAGCGTCGCCTACAGAGAAGTGATCTGA
- a CDS encoding LON peptidase substrate-binding domain-containing protein, whose protein sequence is MRVPLFPLPNLVLFPGVVLPLYVFEPRYRTLLADVQASGEPFGIVRILQTSKESDLPFQDRVSRVGTLAHLRHADPHEDGTSTIIIAGGDRFQVQEFHTDHAYLSADVALWPLEAEGDLSPAEAEGAAHATARELLSALLRLNPENTDALRAAAARRTPS, encoded by the coding sequence ATGCGCGTTCCGCTGTTTCCCCTGCCGAATCTGGTGCTGTTCCCGGGCGTGGTGCTGCCGCTGTACGTGTTCGAACCCCGGTACCGCACGCTGCTGGCGGACGTGCAGGCCAGCGGGGAGCCGTTCGGGATCGTGCGGATCCTCCAGACGTCGAAGGAGTCGGACCTGCCCTTTCAGGACCGGGTGTCGCGCGTGGGCACGCTGGCGCACCTGCGGCACGCCGATCCGCACGAGGACGGCACGAGCACGATCATCATCGCGGGCGGCGACCGCTTCCAGGTGCAGGAGTTCCACACGGACCACGCGTACCTGAGCGCCGACGTCGCCCTGTGGCCGCTGGAGGCCGAAGGCGACCTGAGCCCCGCCGAGGCCGAGGGAGCCGCTCACGCCACCGCGCGTGAACTCCTGTCCGCGCTGCTGCGCCTGAACCCGGAGAACACCGACGCGCTGCGCGCCGCCGCCGCCCGGAGGACCCCCTCCTGA